Genomic window (Oscillospiraceae bacterium):
CGGATGAGCTTTCTCATCCGGTACGACAGCCACACGGACGCCTACCGGATCCACCATCTCTTTCTTGAGTTCCTGCACCAAAAACAGAGCCGGCTCACGCCGGAAGAGCGGCAGACCATTTATACGAAAGCCGCGCGCTGGTGCGCCGCCAACGACTACGCCATCGACGCCGTCACCTACTACGAGAAAGCGGGCGACTACCGGGGCGTGGCCGAGACCGCCTACCCGATGACCCGGATGACGCCGAGGCACGACGCCGAGTACCTGCTCGCGCTGCTGGAGAGACTTCCGGAGCACGCCTACCGCGACCACGTAGAGCTGTATATTATCAAAAACAAGACGCTCCAGAGCCTCTCGCGCTTCGAGGAGGCGGCCGAGGAGGCACGTGAGATCATCCGGCGCTACGAGCCGCTGCCGCCCACGCAGACGCACTGCTGGCTGCTCTCGGAGTGCCACCTGCAACTCGGCTACATCGGGCTGTTCACAGCCCTGCATACAAATATCTTGGATCACTCCTACCACTGCGAGATGGGCTACCGGTACTTCCAGCTCAGCGGCGGCATGATCCGAGGGCCCACCGAGCGGACACTCATCAGCTCCTATGTGAACCGGGTCGCCCACCCGGCCGAGCGGGGCTGCCTCGCACGTGCAAATGCGATCTACGCCCGCTACGCACACTACGTGACAAAGGCAAAAAACGGCATGCTGTACGGAACGGAGGCCCTCGCCGCCGCCGAGACCGCTTACTTCAAAAACGATCTGAAAAACGCCGAACGCCTCTCCCACCGAGCCGTCGATCAGGCGCGTGAGCGGGAGCAGTTTCAGGTGGAGACCCGCGGGCTGTTTTTCTTGATCCGAATCGCCCTCCATGCGGGAGACGTGCCGAAAGTCCTTCACCTGCTGACTCGGCTCGAGGCTCTGTGCGGCCACCCGGAGTTTTTCAACGGCAACACGCTGTACGACATCGCGGCGGGTTGGTTCTTCGCGCAGATCGACCGCCCCGGCGACATCGCCGTCTGGCTGAAAAACGACTTCGCGAAGAGCGACTTAAACTCGCTGCTCTACGGGTTCGAAAACATCGTGCGGGCCAAATATCACATGGGTGAGAAACAGTATCATCTGGTCCTCACCTTCCTCGAAAACCGGGAAGCGCTGCGGGGGGTAGATGATTTTTTGATAGGCAAACTCGAACTCACCGTGCTGCGGGCCGTCTGCCTTTACCGCATCGGGGACAGGCCGGGCGCGCTGCGCGCGCTCGCGGAGGCCCGCGCGATTGCCCGGTGCGAGGACCTCGACATGCCCTTTGTCGAGCTGGGACGGGACATGCGAACCCTGACCGGCGCCGCGCTGGAGGACACGTCCTGCCATCTCTCGCGGCCTTGGCTGGAGAACATACACCGCAAATCCTCCGCCTACGCCAAAAAGCTGACGCTCTTTGTCAAGGCCTACGTCCGGGAGGATGCGGAGCCCGTCCGGCTCTCCCCCCGCGAACGGGAGGTGCTGAGCAGCCTGGCGCAGGGCCTCACGCGGGCGGAGATCGCCGCCGCCCTCTACCTCTCGGACAACACGGTGAAGGGTATCATCAAGAGTATATACAACAAACTGGGCGCCGTCAACCGGGCGGACGCCGTGCGCATCGCGGCGGACATGCGTCTCATCGGCGCCGGACGGCCCCGACGTCCCGCCGGGGCGTCGGAGGTGAGAATGTGAGTTACTTCACACTCGCCGGGGACACGCTGACCTACTTGCTGGTCGCGGGCGGCGTTTTGTACATCGCCGCCCTCACCGCGCTGTTCCTCCACCGGTCCTGGCGGCGCGCGCTACACATCGGGTATACACGGGCGCAACTCCGGCGCGTCGTCAAAGGCGCGCTCTCGTGTACGCTGCTCCCCGCCGCCGCCGTGGTGATCGGATTTTTCAGTCTGGCCCCGCTGCTGGGCATTCCGCTCTCTTGGTGGCGGCTGTCCATTGTCGGCAATACGGTCTACGAACTGATGGCCGCCCAGATGTCCCTCGGGGCAACCGGGGTCGCCGGGGCGGCCGGGGCGTCGGCAGAGACGTTTGTTCTCGTCATGTATGTCATGACCATCGGGATTCTGGGCGGCATGGTCTGCGCCGTCCTGTTTGCGCCGCGCATCCAGCGGGGCACGCTGAACCTGCGGCGGCATGACCCGCACTGGGGCGCGCTCGGCGCCGGCGCGTTCGTCGCCACAATCTTCCTCGTCATGATTGTCCCGCTCCTGCTCACCCTCTCCGTCTCCCTGTTGACCCTGCTCACCAGCGCGGCGTTGTCTGCGGCGCTGCGCCGCGCCAGCCGGCGCGGCCGGCTCGCCTGGCTTCCGGAGTTCGCGCCCGTTCTCTGCATGCTGGCGGCCATGGCGTCGTCGCTGCTGTGGACCGCGCTTCTGTCGTGACCCAAAATCAGATGCCCTTTGCGTACAGACACACCGGACGGCCGGGGCGTTTCGGCCGGGAAAGGAGGCGCGCAGCGCATGCATACGACACCGGAGCCGCCCGCCTCTCCGCACGCGGCGGAGAGTGCGCGGCATTTGCGGGCCATGCACAGGCTGGGGCGCTGGGGCACGGTGGGCGCCCTGCTGATCATGCTGGGCATCCCCACCCTGCTGGGGCTCCGGTTTGACTGCCTGCCGTCCTTTGGGCAGGTATTTCAGACCGCGCTGCCCCTGCTGATGATCTTTGTGCCCTCAAGTCTTTCCGAGGTTCTCTATTACACGCCTGTCCTCGGCAGCTCCGTCTATCTCTCTTTCATCACGGGGGAGATCATCAACGTCAAGCTGCCGGTGGCCGAGAACGCGCTGAAACAGTTGCACGTGGAGGCCGGTACCGAGGACGCCGACGTGATAGCCACCCTGGCGGTCGGCGTGTCGTCACTCCTCGTCATGGGCCTGGTGGTGGTCTGTGTGGCGCTGTTCGTGCCGCTGCAGCCCGTCTTGACGCGGCCCGAGGTACAGACCGTCTCGGCCAACGTACTGCCCGCACTGTTTGGGGCTCTGGCCGCCGGCGCGCTGGGCGGGTCCCTCGGCGGCGGCCTGCGCGCGGCGGGCCGCTGGAAGAGCCTGCTTCTGCCCGCCGTCCTCACACTGCTGATCGCGCGGTTCGACCGGGAACTCAGTCTCCTGCTGGGTCTCGACGTCTTCCTGGGCCAACCGGACCGCGGGGTGATCATGTCCTCCTTCCGCGGCTTCGTCATCCTCGCCCTTTTGCCCCTCACCTATTACGGGAGCAAACTCTTATACAAACGCGGGCACATCCGCATCTCCGCGCCCTGAAAACATCACTCGCTACGGAGCGCGTCTACGGGCCATGAAACATCGCTGATGTTTCTAAAAACATCACTCGTTGCGGAGCGCGTCTACGGGTTGCAGGCGGGAGGCTTTGGCGGCTGGGTATAGACCGAAGACAACACCGAGGGCCACAGAGACGCCGAAGGCCAACAGCATGATGAACGGCGAGGGGTAAAAGATCTTGTTCTGACTGATCTTGATCCAAACGAGAGTCCCCAGAATGCCCAGGATCACGCCCAGCGCCCCGCCGAGCGCCGACACCAGGGACGACTCGATGAGAAACTGCGCGATGATGCTCCGCCGCTCGGCGCCGATGGCCTTGCGCACACCGATCTCCCTGGTGCGCTCGGTCACGGTGACAAGCATGATGTTCATGATGCCGATACCGCCGACCAGCAGCGAAATGGCCGCGATGCCGCCGAACATCAGCATGTTCTGCCGCTCCTGCTGGTTGCCCTCCTCGATGGACTGGTTCAGGCTGTAAACGTCGTACCCGGCATAGGGGCGGTCCCGGTACATCGCCATCAGGTAGATCTTGAGCCGGTCGATGGCCTTGTCGGTGGCGGCGGCGTCCTTGGCCTTGACGACAAACTGCTCCATGCGCGTGTCCCGCGCCAGCAGCCGGTTCTGCGAGTAGGGCACCAAGACGATGTTGTCCTCGGAATACTCGGAGCCGTCGAACTTCTGCTTGTACACGCCGACCACCGTGAAACTCTGGTTGTTGATCGTGATACGCGCGCCGACGGGGTTTTGGTAGTCAAAGAGCTTGTCTTTGACGGCCGAACCGATGACACACACCCGGTTCATCTTCTCGATGTCCATGTAACTGAGATCCCGCCCGGCCGCGACGGTGGAATTTGTGCAGACACCGTACTGCTCGGAGCCGAAGTAGAGGTTTGCGTTCATATTTTTCGCGCCGTAGCGCGTCTGAGTGCCCCACAGCGTCTGGCTCGGCGTCACGCCTTCGACGAGGTCCGTCATGCCGAGGCAGAAGTCGTAGAGCTGTTTTGTGAAGTCCTTGCCGCCCCACATGCTGGCGTAGACCTGGATGCGATTGGTACCCATGTTGCGCATGTATTCCATCCAGTAGTCGGTCTGGGCCTGCTGGAGCGACACCATGATGATGACGGCGGCCACGCCGATGAAGATGCTCACCATCGTCAAGACGGCGCGCCCCTTTTTGGCCAGGATGGATTTGAACGCCATTTTGAATGACTGTGCGAATTTCATCCTGTCGCCTCCTCTCCGCCGCCCTCGGTTTCGTCCCGCGTGATGCGCCCGTCCATGATCCCGACGCGCCGGCGGGCCACCCGCGCCACGTTGTTGTCGTGCGTGATGAGCAGGATGGTGACGCCCTCGCGGTGCAGCCCGTTTAAGATCGAAATGACGTGTTCGCCGGTGCGGGAGTCGAGGTTGCCGGTCGGTTCGTCGGCCATGAGGATGGCGGGCTTGGCGGCGATGGCCCGGGCGATGGCGACGCGCTGCTGCTGGCCGCCCGACATCTCGCCCGGTTTGTGCCGCATGCGATGTTCGAGGCCCACGCGGCGGAGCGCCTCCTCGGCCATGCTCTGCCGCCGCTCGCCGCGCACACCCTGGTAGACGAGGGGCAGCTCGACGTTTTCAAGCGCCGTGAGGCCGTTTAACAGGTTGAAGCCTTGGAAGATGAAGCCGATCTCCCGGTTGCGGATGCGGGCGAGCTTCCGGTCCGGCAGGTCCGAGACCAGGAGGCCGTCCAGATGGTAGTCGCCGTAAGTAGGTTGGTCGAGGCAGCCCAATATGTTCATGAGGGTGGATTTTCCCGAGCCCGAGGCGCCCACGATTGCCACGTATTCGCCGCGGCCAATCCGCAAGTTGACGCCGTCCAGCGCCCGCACTTCGTTTTCGAAGCCCTCGTGGTAGATCTTATAGACCGCCCGGACGTCAATCAGCGGTTCAGCCTGCATAGGACACCACCATCCCGCCGCCGTCCTGGTTGTTCTCATCGTAAGGGGTGATCTGCGTGAACACCTCTGTCCCGTCCGCGACGCCGGAGACGATCTCGATGCCGTTTTCATTGCCGATGCCGCAGACGACGGGCACGGCGTAAAAACCGGACGGCACGATGTTCCCCTCCAGCTCAATGGCGTTTTCCGGCGGCGCGTCGGCTTTGACGAAGACGCAGGTGCCCTGCTCCGTGTTCTTGACCGCGATGACCGGCGCGACTAAGATGTCCGTCTTCTGCTCGACGATCAGGCGGTAGTCGACGCCCATGCCGCTCATCAGCGAGCCTCCGTAGTTGTCGATCTCAAAGATGGCCGGGAAATAACCGGATCCCATGCCGGCCTGGTCCGTACCGGCCTGCATACTGACCGATTTGACGGCGCCGACCATGGAGCTCTGGCCGTTCGGGCCCCAGACGGTGATCTCCACCGGCATGCCGGGCTGCACCTTGCCCACGTCCCGCTCGTCCACCTGGGCCTCGACCATCATCTTCTGGAGCTGTGCGATGGAGATAACGGCCAGTCCCGGTTCCACGACCGTCCCGGGGACCAGGTTGTTGTACATGACGGTGCCCTCAATCGGGGCCGTGACCTGGAGGTTCTTGTACCCCTCGCTTTTGGTTGCGATCTCTTTTTCGAGGTCCTGAATCTGCTTTTCGATGGTCTCCGCCTCGGCGTTGTCCTGCTTGTACTCGATGCGGCACAGCGTCTCGCCGGCTCGGTAGTCGAGGTAGTTCACAAGGTTCACCGTCTGGAGCACGCCGGGGGCCTTGATGATCAGATCCTCGGTGCGTTTGTAGGCCAGTTTGCCCGCTTCGCTCGGGAAGATTTCCTCGCCGCCCGACTGAAGGGAGGCGCCGGCGTCCATGCCGTCGGTGAGCGAGCCGGGGTTTTGTATGTCGATTACGACTTCAAACGTCATAACACCTTCCGGCGACACGCGCCGCACTTTGTGGATCTGCGCCACCGAGCCCTCGACCGCCGACATATACGCGGGGACCGACACGCGGGCCGTCATGCCGGTACGGATGACGTCCTCGTAGGCGTAACTGAAGTAAAGCGAAAGCGAGAGCGTCCGGTTGTCGACCATTGTGCCCACCTTGGTGCCGACGGTCACCGTGTCCCCCGCCTTCAGCGTTTCAGCCTCGATGAGCTGGCCCGCGAAGGGCGCTTTCAGCTCCAGGTTGTTCATCAGCTCCTGCCGGTCGCCCTGGATCGCCGTCAGATCCTCGGTCAGGTCGGCGATCTTTTTTTGGACCTCGGCGATTTCGGCGTCCAGGGTCTCCGAGTCCAGCGTAAACAGCATATCGCCCTCCTGCACCATGTCGCCAGCGGCGAAGAAGCTCTCCAGTACGCGTCCCCGGTTCTGCACCGCGATGTCGGAGGACTCGACGGGCCGTATGTTGCCCCAGCCGCTGACGCTGGTCTCCAGCATGCCGGTATAGATGAACTCCGTCGCATAGGAGACCGGCGGCTCGAT
Coding sequences:
- a CDS encoding LuxR C-terminal-related transcriptional regulator — translated: MPGSFFTRNTAIMSGRQAYLERPHIHNLLRQAIQSELVTVVAGPGFGKTQAVDSFLRTSEAVTFWLPLSAADNLTSRFWDTFTRAFAEYDRAFAARMKAIGFPETTAQLAQYRALSETRSEARYVLVFDDFHLIREPAILQFVEVAAAPFQDVSVILISRSEPAVNLISPMARGQLFQIGEEDLRFRKDEMLRYFWMLGITLSPQTAAGAYTATGGWAFAVSLLALALKNGPTGEAYALSAMRLNLFKLIEAEIFSVAPEPLQRFLVGLSLLEHLPMDLLRALAPEASLPAQIGRMSFLIRYDSHTDAYRIHHLFLEFLHQKQSRLTPEERQTIYTKAARWCAANDYAIDAVTYYEKAGDYRGVAETAYPMTRMTPRHDAEYLLALLERLPEHAYRDHVELYIIKNKTLQSLSRFEEAAEEAREIIRRYEPLPPTQTHCWLLSECHLQLGYIGLFTALHTNILDHSYHCEMGYRYFQLSGGMIRGPTERTLISSYVNRVAHPAERGCLARANAIYARYAHYVTKAKNGMLYGTEALAAAETAYFKNDLKNAERLSHRAVDQAREREQFQVETRGLFFLIRIALHAGDVPKVLHLLTRLEALCGHPEFFNGNTLYDIAAGWFFAQIDRPGDIAVWLKNDFAKSDLNSLLYGFENIVRAKYHMGEKQYHLVLTFLENREALRGVDDFLIGKLELTVLRAVCLYRIGDRPGALRALAEARAIARCEDLDMPFVELGRDMRTLTGAALEDTSCHLSRPWLENIHRKSSAYAKKLTLFVKAYVREDAEPVRLSPREREVLSSLAQGLTRAEIAAALYLSDNTVKGIIKSIYNKLGAVNRADAVRIAADMRLIGAGRPRRPAGASEVRM
- a CDS encoding DUF5058 family protein; protein product: MSYFTLAGDTLTYLLVAGGVLYIAALTALFLHRSWRRALHIGYTRAQLRRVVKGALSCTLLPAAAVVIGFFSLAPLLGIPLSWWRLSIVGNTVYELMAAQMSLGATGVAGAAGASAETFVLVMYVMTIGILGGMVCAVLFAPRIQRGTLNLRRHDPHWGALGAGAFVATIFLVMIVPLLLTLSVSLLTLLTSAALSAALRRASRRGRLAWLPEFAPVLCMLAAMASSLLWTALLS
- a CDS encoding ABC transporter permease, with translation MKFAQSFKMAFKSILAKKGRAVLTMVSIFIGVAAVIIMVSLQQAQTDYWMEYMRNMGTNRIQVYASMWGGKDFTKQLYDFCLGMTDLVEGVTPSQTLWGTQTRYGAKNMNANLYFGSEQYGVCTNSTVAAGRDLSYMDIEKMNRVCVIGSAVKDKLFDYQNPVGARITINNQSFTVVGVYKQKFDGSEYSEDNIVLVPYSQNRLLARDTRMEQFVVKAKDAAATDKAIDRLKIYLMAMYRDRPYAGYDVYSLNQSIEEGNQQERQNMLMFGGIAAISLLVGGIGIMNIMLVTVTERTREIGVRKAIGAERRSIIAQFLIESSLVSALGGALGVILGILGTLVWIKISQNKIFYPSPFIMLLAFGVSVALGVVFGLYPAAKASRLQPVDALRNE
- a CDS encoding ABC transporter ATP-binding protein, with amino-acid sequence MQAEPLIDVRAVYKIYHEGFENEVRALDGVNLRIGRGEYVAIVGASGSGKSTLMNILGCLDQPTYGDYHLDGLLVSDLPDRKLARIRNREIGFIFQGFNLLNGLTALENVELPLVYQGVRGERRQSMAEEALRRVGLEHRMRHKPGEMSGGQQQRVAIARAIAAKPAILMADEPTGNLDSRTGEHVISILNGLHREGVTILLITHDNNVARVARRRVGIMDGRITRDETEGGGEEATG
- a CDS encoding HlyD family efflux transporter periplasmic adaptor subunit, with the translated sequence MSESENTIWTDSAAPVGDSQNRAAEQTAAPWESPSGPGGPGNPGQSARNRRRRKKIIKTTVGIAAALLVLGGIAYGMYRLFFIEPPVSYATEFIYTGMLETSVSGWGNIRPVESSDIAVQNRGRVLESFFAAGDMVQEGDMLFTLDSETLDAEIAEVQKKIADLTEDLTAIQGDRQELMNNLELKAPFAGQLIEAETLKAGDTVTVGTKVGTMVDNRTLSLSLYFSYAYEDVIRTGMTARVSVPAYMSAVEGSVAQIHKVRRVSPEGVMTFEVVIDIQNPGSLTDGMDAGASLQSGGEEIFPSEAGKLAYKRTEDLIIKAPGVLQTVNLVNYLDYRAGETLCRIEYKQDNAEAETIEKQIQDLEKEIATKSEGYKNLQVTAPIEGTVMYNNLVPGTVVEPGLAVISIAQLQKMMVEAQVDERDVGKVQPGMPVEITVWGPNGQSSMVGAVKSVSMQAGTDQAGMGSGYFPAIFEIDNYGGSLMSGMGVDYRLIVEQKTDILVAPVIAVKNTEQGTCVFVKADAPPENAIELEGNIVPSGFYAVPVVCGIGNENGIEIVSGVADGTEVFTQITPYDENNQDGGGMVVSYAG